One stretch of Desulfovibrio sp. TomC DNA includes these proteins:
- a CDS encoding PP2C family protein-serine/threonine phosphatase, protein MEAVPPVQLGAMLAASFAVPLALRGFFTRWYVLVGPVHDQPSRQFQLEMGACLLAGVLAGLGMEARIGFLWVSGWKLVIGSLAGGFYLGLEGALLRLRSLVLRAREAVEAGESAARPRQLRSLSRRFLLMAAAVACLLMGIFGLIWAGDVAWLSSLERDPAVLARARESVVLEIAFVMAVLLVSVSRLIVLYAGNLKLLFGTITQGLARVRQGDLSVRLPVATSDEFGLIAGEANAMILGLSHRLALLDALKVAEDVQRNLLPAAPPLIAGLEIAASSDYCDETGGDYYDFIELGRGKTVVVVADVAGHGVGPALLMASARATVRMAAAMYADPGAVVSAVNSRVAEDVYGTGRFLTLFYLEIDTAAKRLRWVRAGHDPAMVVHADQEGFSELGGGGPPLGVVEGFRYVAQAGPWPVDGIVFIGTDGIWETTGNAERMFGKRRLLDLLQKNVGKPVTQILAIVAHDLEAFGQGHPREDDITMVAIRFP, encoded by the coding sequence ATTGAAGCTGTGCCCCCCGTGCAGCTGGGGGCCATGCTGGCTGCTTCCTTTGCCGTGCCTCTGGCGCTGCGGGGCTTTTTTACGCGCTGGTATGTTTTGGTTGGCCCCGTCCATGACCAGCCTTCGCGCCAGTTTCAGCTGGAAATGGGGGCGTGTCTGCTGGCCGGGGTGCTGGCTGGCCTTGGCATGGAGGCCCGGATCGGTTTTCTCTGGGTTTCCGGCTGGAAACTTGTCATTGGATCGCTGGCGGGCGGGTTCTACCTTGGCCTTGAGGGCGCGTTGTTGCGGCTTCGGTCCCTGGTGCTGCGGGCCAGGGAGGCGGTCGAGGCAGGGGAGTCTGCCGCCCGGCCGCGCCAATTGCGCAGCCTGAGCCGGCGCTTTCTGCTCATGGCCGCTGCGGTCGCCTGCCTGCTCATGGGTATTTTCGGGTTGATCTGGGCCGGGGACGTGGCTTGGCTGTCGAGTCTTGAGCGTGATCCGGCCGTACTGGCCCGGGCCAGGGAGTCGGTTGTTCTCGAGATCGCCTTTGTCATGGCCGTGCTGCTGGTCTCTGTTTCCCGGTTGATTGTGCTCTACGCCGGCAATCTGAAGCTGCTCTTCGGCACCATCACCCAGGGACTGGCCCGGGTGCGCCAGGGGGATCTGAGCGTCCGTTTGCCGGTGGCCACGTCCGACGAGTTCGGGCTGATCGCGGGTGAGGCCAATGCTATGATCCTGGGGCTATCGCACCGGCTGGCGCTGCTTGATGCCCTCAAGGTGGCCGAGGATGTGCAACGCAATCTGCTCCCTGCGGCGCCTCCCCTGATTGCGGGCCTCGAAATCGCGGCATCGAGCGATTACTGCGATGAGACCGGTGGGGATTATTACGATTTTATTGAGCTTGGACGGGGAAAGACTGTCGTGGTGGTGGCCGACGTGGCCGGCCATGGCGTGGGACCGGCCCTGCTTATGGCCTCGGCCCGGGCCACGGTGCGCATGGCTGCGGCCATGTACGCCGATCCCGGGGCTGTGGTCAGCGCGGTCAATTCCCGGGTGGCCGAGGATGTCTATGGCACGGGGCGGTTTCTGACGCTATTTTATCTGGAAATTGACACTGCCGCCAAACGCCTGCGCTGGGTCCGGGCCGGTCACGATCCGGCCATGGTCGTGCATGCCGACCAGGAAGGATTCTCGGAGTTGGGCGGCGGCGGTCCGCCGCTCGGCGTGGTGGAGGGGTTCCGGTACGTGGCCCAGGCCGGCCCCTGGCCGGTTGACGGCATTGTTTTCATCGGCACTGACGGTATCTGGGAAACCACCGGCAATGCGGAAAGAATGTTTGGCAAACGTCGGCTGCTTGATCTGCTGCAAAAAAATGTCGGCAAACCAGTGACGCAGATTCTTGCCATTGTGGCTCACGACCTGGAGGCCTTTGGCCAGGGGCATCCCCGGGAGGACGACATTACCATGGTGGCCATCCGCTTCCCCTAA
- a CDS encoding nitroreductase family protein: protein MELFTVTDGCTGCGLCVAACPASLVRQRTPGQPPQALAGREAHCIRCGHCVIACPTKSFVHTLLPQDAFEPIRRKEFPSPASLRHLLMARRSCRAYDPAPVPRDGILALIESVRHAPTGHNMRQVGYVVVDGPARMDAARQLVLDWIGLEVAADSPRAAELHLAGAARAAARGKDVIFRGAPHVVVAHAPIEGISPEVDATIAASWLEIAATASGFGACWCGYLMFALAAHPQVNAALGIPAGHRGYAALLLGRPATRVGQIPPRDMPEVHFY, encoded by the coding sequence ATGGAACTGTTCACCGTCACCGACGGCTGCACCGGCTGCGGCCTGTGCGTTGCGGCCTGCCCGGCCAGCCTTGTGCGCCAGCGGACCCCGGGGCAGCCGCCCCAGGCTCTGGCCGGCCGCGAAGCCCACTGCATCCGCTGCGGCCACTGCGTCATTGCCTGCCCGACCAAATCCTTTGTCCACACCTTGCTGCCCCAGGACGCCTTCGAGCCGATCCGGCGCAAGGAGTTCCCCAGTCCGGCCTCCCTGCGCCATCTGCTCATGGCCAGGCGCTCGTGTCGCGCCTACGATCCCGCGCCTGTCCCCCGCGACGGCATCCTGGCCCTGATCGAGTCCGTGCGCCATGCCCCGACCGGCCACAACATGCGGCAAGTCGGTTATGTGGTGGTGGACGGTCCGGCGCGCATGGACGCGGCCCGCCAGCTTGTCCTCGACTGGATCGGCCTGGAAGTGGCGGCGGATTCGCCTCGTGCGGCCGAGCTGCATCTGGCCGGAGCGGCCCGGGCGGCGGCGCGGGGAAAGGATGTTATTTTCCGGGGCGCTCCCCATGTCGTCGTGGCCCATGCGCCCATCGAAGGGATAAGCCCGGAGGTGGATGCCACCATCGCCGCTTCCTGGCTGGAGATTGCGGCCACGGCTTCAGGCTTTGGAGCCTGCTGGTGCGGCTATCTCATGTTCGCTCTGGCCGCCCATCCGCAGGTGAATGCGGCCCTGGGCATCCCGGCCGGCCACCGGGGCTACGCCGCACTCTTGCTCGGCCGTCCGGCCACGCGGGTCGGGCAGATACCGCCCCGGGACATGCCGGAGGTTCATTTTTATTAG
- a CDS encoding NAD(P)/FAD-dependent oxidoreductase, translating to MSTNEAPTGAILQRDQQTYAIVPRTPVGLISPEVLEALNLVVKKYAIPIVKITSGQRLALVGIKPEDVDAIWKDLGTDVGQAMELCVHFVQACPGTSVCKFGVQDSLGLGLEMEKLFVGRDLPGKFKLSVSGCPFCCSESFVRDLGVLGKKSGWTVIFGGHPGARPRIGDVVAEDLTREQVIDLSEKLISYYAANAKKRERAARFVERLGIEAIKQAVLG from the coding sequence ATGAGCACCAACGAAGCCCCCACCGGGGCCATCTTGCAGCGTGACCAGCAGACCTACGCCATCGTCCCACGCACCCCTGTCGGGCTGATTTCCCCGGAGGTACTGGAGGCCCTGAATCTCGTCGTCAAGAAATACGCCATCCCCATCGTCAAAATCACCTCGGGCCAACGTCTGGCCCTGGTTGGCATCAAACCCGAGGATGTGGACGCCATCTGGAAGGATCTCGGCACCGACGTGGGGCAGGCCATGGAGCTGTGCGTCCATTTCGTCCAGGCCTGCCCAGGCACCAGCGTGTGCAAGTTCGGAGTCCAGGACTCGCTCGGACTTGGCCTTGAAATGGAAAAACTCTTTGTCGGGCGCGATCTGCCGGGCAAGTTCAAGCTGTCGGTGTCGGGCTGCCCGTTTTGCTGCTCGGAGAGCTTTGTCCGCGATCTTGGCGTGTTGGGCAAAAAATCCGGCTGGACAGTCATCTTCGGCGGCCATCCCGGAGCCCGGCCGCGCATCGGCGACGTTGTGGCCGAGGATCTGACCCGGGAGCAGGTCATTGACCTGTCGGAAAAGCTCATCAGTTACTACGCTGCCAACGCCAAGAAGCGCGAGCGTGCGGCCCGGTTCGTCGAGCGGCTGGGCATCGAGGCCATCAAGCAGGCCGTCTTGGGCTGA
- the hisF gene encoding imidazole glycerol phosphate synthase subunit HisF, whose product MLSKRIIPCLDVRDGKLTKGIKFKGNVDIGDPVETARLYYEAGADELVFYDITASSEGRGIMLDVVDRVAREIFIPFSVGGGISTVEDMRAVLLAGAEKISVNSAAVKNPDIISQGAAAFGSQCVVVGMDVKQVPVSELIPSGYEIVIHGGRKAMGLDALEWAKTVEALGAGEICCNSIDADGAKTGYELTLTRLIAEAVTIPVIASGGAGNPDHMADAVTTGKASAALIASIVHYGEYSIKQCKDHMAARGIKVRTIW is encoded by the coding sequence ATGCTCTCCAAACGCATCATCCCCTGCCTCGACGTCCGCGACGGCAAGCTCACCAAGGGCATCAAGTTCAAAGGCAACGTCGATATCGGCGACCCCGTGGAAACCGCGCGGCTCTATTACGAAGCCGGGGCCGACGAACTGGTCTTTTACGACATCACCGCCTCCAGCGAAGGCCGCGGCATCATGCTCGACGTCGTTGACCGGGTGGCCCGGGAGATCTTTATCCCGTTTTCCGTCGGCGGCGGCATCTCCACCGTCGAGGACATGCGGGCGGTCCTGCTCGCCGGCGCGGAAAAGATTTCGGTCAACTCCGCTGCCGTCAAAAATCCCGACATTATAAGCCAGGGCGCGGCCGCTTTCGGTTCCCAATGCGTAGTCGTCGGTATGGACGTCAAACAGGTTCCCGTCTCGGAACTGATCCCCTCGGGCTACGAAATCGTCATCCACGGCGGCCGCAAAGCCATGGGCCTGGACGCCCTGGAGTGGGCCAAAACCGTCGAGGCGCTGGGCGCCGGCGAAATCTGCTGCAACTCCATCGACGCCGACGGAGCCAAGACCGGCTACGAATTAACGCTGACGCGGCTTATCGCCGAAGCCGTCACCATCCCGGTCATCGCCTCGGGCGGAGCCGGCAACCCCGACCACATGGCCGACGCCGTCACCACCGGCAAGGCCTCGGCGGCGCTGATCGCCTCCATCGTCCACTACGGCGAATACAGCATCAAGCAGTGCAAGGACCACATGGCCGCGCGCGGCATCAAGGTCAGAACCATCTGGTAA
- the hisH gene encoding imidazole glycerol phosphate synthase subunit HisH, with amino-acid sequence MLAILDYKAGNQTSVQRALDHLGIDCRITADPAVIADASGIIFPGVGAAGQAMRELTTTGLDALLTEQVAAAKPLLGICVGCQILLDYSAENDTKALGIVSGHCAMFNAALTDEDDIPIRIPHMGWNQVRLDKTCTLFDGIAPEAEFYFVHSYYPVPSPEYVIGVTRYGLDFCSVHGREGLWAVQFHPEKSGRPGLALLRNFAAYCREA; translated from the coding sequence ATGCTTGCCATTTTAGACTATAAAGCCGGAAACCAGACCAGCGTCCAACGCGCCCTGGACCACCTCGGCATCGACTGTCGCATAACCGCTGATCCGGCCGTCATCGCCGACGCCTCGGGCATCATCTTTCCCGGTGTCGGAGCCGCCGGTCAGGCCATGCGCGAACTGACCACCACCGGACTCGATGCGCTTTTAACGGAGCAGGTCGCTGCCGCAAAGCCCCTGCTCGGCATCTGCGTCGGCTGCCAGATCCTGCTCGACTACAGCGCTGAAAACGACACCAAGGCCCTGGGGATCGTGTCCGGGCATTGCGCCATGTTCAACGCCGCCTTAACCGACGAGGACGACATCCCCATCCGCATCCCCCACATGGGCTGGAATCAGGTGCGCCTGGACAAGACCTGCACCCTTTTCGACGGCATCGCCCCGGAAGCCGAATTCTATTTCGTTCACAGCTACTACCCCGTGCCCAGCCCCGAATACGTCATCGGCGTCACCCGCTACGGCCTGGACTTCTGCTCGGTCCACGGCAGGGAAGGCCTCTGGGCCGTGCAGTTTCACCCGGAAAAAAGCGGCCGTCCGGGACTCGCCCTGCTGCGCAATTTCGCCGCCTACTGCCGGGAGGCCTAA
- the glpX gene encoding class II fructose-bisphosphatase encodes MEAPDRNLGLDLVRVTEAAALSSSRWLGRGDKNAGDQAAVDAMRLSFNTLPLDGVIIIGEGEKDEAPMLYNGERVGSGQGHAVDVAVDPVEGTNLLAYGRPNAISVVGIAPRGSMFNPGPSYYMQKLVVPPQAKDVADLDAPVSDNLKKIAKALGKDVDDLVVFVLDKPRHKTLIQEIRAVGARIQLHTDGDVAGSLMAVDPENVVDVMFGTGGTPEGVLTACAIRALGGRLLARLDPQSEAETQALVEAGINCSQIFTEETLVRSDDTYFAATGISGGTFLDGVEFTGTHAITRSLVMRGKTGTMRRIETRIRLDKLMEISAVKYD; translated from the coding sequence ATGGAAGCGCCGGACAGAAATCTCGGGCTGGATCTTGTACGGGTGACCGAAGCGGCGGCACTCAGTTCCTCGCGCTGGCTTGGCCGGGGTGATAAAAACGCCGGGGACCAGGCCGCCGTGGACGCCATGCGTCTGTCGTTTAACACCTTGCCGCTCGATGGCGTCATCATCATTGGCGAGGGGGAGAAAGACGAAGCCCCCATGCTCTACAACGGCGAACGGGTGGGCAGCGGCCAGGGCCACGCCGTGGATGTGGCCGTCGATCCGGTCGAGGGCACCAACCTGCTCGCCTACGGCCGCCCCAACGCCATCTCCGTGGTTGGCATCGCCCCGCGCGGTTCCATGTTCAATCCCGGCCCCAGCTACTATATGCAAAAACTGGTGGTGCCGCCCCAGGCCAAGGATGTGGCCGATCTCGACGCCCCGGTCAGCGACAACCTCAAAAAAATCGCCAAGGCCCTCGGCAAGGATGTGGACGATCTTGTGGTCTTTGTCCTGGACAAGCCCCGCCACAAGACGTTGATCCAGGAGATCCGGGCCGTGGGCGCACGCATCCAGCTCCATACCGACGGCGACGTGGCCGGTTCGCTTATGGCCGTTGACCCGGAAAACGTCGTGGATGTGATGTTCGGCACCGGCGGCACCCCTGAGGGCGTGCTCACGGCCTGCGCCATCCGCGCCCTGGGAGGCCGGCTGCTGGCCCGGCTCGATCCCCAGTCCGAAGCCGAAACCCAGGCCTTGGTCGAGGCCGGCATCAACTGCAGCCAGATTTTCACCGAAGAAACCCTCGTGCGCAGCGACGACACCTACTTCGCGGCCACCGGCATCTCCGGCGGCACCTTCCTCGACGGCGTCGAATTCACCGGCACCCACGCCATCACCCGCTCGCTCGTCATGCGCGGCAAAACCGGCACCATGCGCCGCATCGAAACGCGCATTCGCCTGGACAAACTTATGGAAATAAGCGCGGTGAAGTACGATTAG